Proteins from one Chthoniobacterales bacterium genomic window:
- a CDS encoding M14 family metallocarboxypeptidase: MKQLPQHFAHHYPTLLRRWRAVARSSGLTMTQFAEHDGFPLYVLQTRRPAKDAPSIYLSAGIHGDEPGGTEGTLAWAQKNPKMFRHARFTIFPCLNPWGLTHNRRSDASGIDLNRQFHDASLPIFKALHDVITGQRYILSLALHEDYDGQGIYIYELNSALTPLSPQLLAAARHILPRDPRRRIDGRQFTQPGYLHRNVTRRKMPDGPESIFLARGKVDTCFTIETPSEFSLDRRIRAQRIIIQTAIELVLRQHRFAGEI; the protein is encoded by the coding sequence ATGAAACAGCTCCCGCAGCATTTCGCGCATCATTACCCGACGCTCCTCCGTCGCTGGCGGGCCGTCGCGCGAAGCTCGGGCCTGACGATGACCCAGTTTGCCGAGCACGATGGATTTCCCCTCTACGTCCTGCAAACGCGGCGTCCCGCGAAGGACGCGCCGTCGATTTACCTCTCGGCTGGCATTCACGGCGACGAACCGGGCGGCACCGAGGGCACGCTGGCGTGGGCGCAGAAAAATCCCAAAATGTTTCGCCACGCGCGTTTCACTATTTTCCCGTGTCTGAACCCTTGGGGGCTGACCCACAACCGCCGCTCCGACGCCAGCGGGATCGATCTCAACCGCCAGTTTCACGACGCCAGCCTGCCGATTTTCAAGGCGCTGCACGACGTGATCACCGGTCAGCGTTACATTTTATCGCTCGCTCTCCACGAGGATTACGACGGGCAGGGGATCTACATTTACGAGCTAAATTCCGCCCTGACTCCACTCAGCCCGCAGCTTTTGGCCGCAGCCCGGCACATCCTTCCACGCGACCCGCGACGTAGGATAGATGGTCGCCAGTTTACCCAGCCGGGTTACCTTCATCGCAATGTCACCCGCCGAAAAATGCCCGATGGCCCCGAGTCCATCTTTCTCGCCCGTGGCAAAGTGGACACCTGCTTCACCATCGAAACGCCCTCTGAATTTTCCCTCGACCGCCGCATTCGCGCCCAGCGAATCATTATCCAGACAGCGATCGAACTCGTATTGCGCCAGCACCGTTTTGCCGGTGAAATCTAA
- the mpl gene encoding UDP-N-acetylmuramate:L-alanyl-gamma-D-glutamyl-meso-diaminopimelate ligase, with amino-acid sequence MEPSASKLLLDKPGGLLNIEQRPVRWSSIFSMHQPIKNIHFIGICGTAMGSVAAALQEQGYCVTGSDANVYPPMSTYLEARGIALKSGFHPENIPTNADLIVVGNAISRGNIELEEVLNRKLYYLSLPETLKEFFLRGRTNLVVTGTHGKTTTTTLLAWIFESAGLAPGYMIGGIPKNLPQSARLAPSEHFIIEGDEYDTAFFDKRSKFVHYLPELVIVNNIEFDHADIFDDLSSIQLSFRRLLNIVPKNGVVLVNADDVNSLEAASTCPAPLLRVGFADDADIPIHAVSYTPEGSQFTLLGHQFHLPLIGEYNVRNAAMAISAAHRYGISVEVIAGALACFTGVKRRQEVRGEVNGVKVVDDFGHHPTAIKQAIAGLRHQYVGTRLWAIFEPRSNTTRRAVFQDALPEAFAGADGVYLSQVARLEQLPAADRLHPEKVVEDLQSRHIPAYYLPDADSIVAHLVPQTRPGDVIVVFSNGGFDGIHDKLLAALSAK; translated from the coding sequence TTGGAACCTTCTGCGAGCAAGCTTCTCCTCGACAAGCCGGGCGGCCTATTGAATATCGAGCAACGTCCGGTCCGCTGGTCGTCCATTTTCTCCATGCATCAACCAATAAAAAACATCCACTTCATCGGCATTTGCGGCACCGCGATGGGATCGGTCGCTGCCGCGCTGCAAGAGCAGGGCTACTGCGTCACCGGCTCCGACGCCAATGTTTACCCGCCGATGTCCACCTATCTGGAAGCGCGCGGAATCGCCTTGAAGTCCGGCTTTCACCCCGAAAACATCCCCACAAACGCCGATCTCATCGTTGTCGGCAACGCCATTAGCCGGGGAAACATCGAACTCGAGGAAGTTCTCAACCGGAAACTTTACTACCTCTCGCTGCCGGAAACGCTCAAGGAATTCTTCCTCCGTGGCCGCACGAACCTCGTCGTCACCGGCACCCACGGAAAAACCACCACCACGACCTTGCTCGCCTGGATTTTCGAGTCGGCGGGACTCGCCCCCGGTTACATGATCGGTGGCATTCCGAAGAACCTGCCCCAGTCGGCCCGGCTCGCGCCATCGGAACATTTCATCATCGAAGGCGACGAATACGACACCGCGTTTTTCGACAAACGCTCCAAGTTTGTCCATTACCTGCCCGAACTCGTCATCGTAAACAACATCGAGTTCGATCACGCCGACATCTTCGACGATTTGAGTTCCATTCAACTCAGCTTCCGGCGGCTGCTCAATATCGTTCCGAAAAATGGCGTCGTGCTGGTCAATGCCGACGACGTCAATTCCCTCGAAGCCGCATCGACCTGTCCCGCGCCACTCCTGCGAGTCGGGTTTGCGGACGACGCCGACATTCCGATTCATGCGGTCAGTTACACGCCGGAGGGTTCGCAATTCACCTTGCTCGGACATCAATTTCATCTGCCCTTGATTGGCGAATACAACGTCCGCAACGCCGCCATGGCGATCAGCGCGGCGCATCGCTACGGCATTTCTGTGGAAGTCATCGCCGGGGCACTCGCCTGCTTCACCGGGGTGAAACGCCGTCAGGAAGTGCGCGGCGAAGTGAATGGCGTCAAAGTCGTGGACGACTTCGGGCACCATCCGACTGCCATCAAACAAGCCATCGCCGGCCTGCGCCATCAATATGTTGGAACTCGACTCTGGGCCATCTTCGAGCCGCGGTCGAACACGACTCGCCGCGCCGTTTTTCAGGACGCGCTGCCCGAGGCATTTGCCGGAGCGGATGGCGTTTATCTTTCCCAAGTCGCCCGGCTCGAACAGCTTCCCGCCGCCGACCGGCTTCACCCGGAGAAAGTCGTCGAGGACCTTCAGTCGCGCCACATTCCGGCGTATTATTTGCCCGACGCCGACAGCATCGTCGCGCATCTCGTTCCGCAGACGCGGCCCGGCGACGTGATTGTCGTTTTCAGCAATGGCGGGTTCGACGGCATTCACGACAAACTGCTGGCCGCGCTTTCGGCAAAATGA